GACAGTGACCGTTGTGGTTTTCTTTCTGCAGGTGAAAACCTCACCATGGTCTTTACATTGAAGGAGTGGGGGGCCAACTCAAAAGCCTTCTCTGTAAAGAACATGCCTACCACCATGCCCCCGCTGATCACCACCACCACGCAACAGTCCACCACCGACGAAAGCATCTTCAGCTCCAGCCCGGCCCTAACTGCTGGCAGTCTGTGTCTCATTAGCCTCATCTACGAGGTGGCCTGCTGCTCAGGCAGCATCCCCATATGTTAATGGTTCCTCttctaaagggttaaatgaaggATCACTCCACTCAGCTTTAAGGATGGTGGATAAAACTTGATaattacttttctcttttggatttttattctCATGTATAGGAGCTGTAACACTTCCACTATCTATTAATCTGATCAGCCTTGTAGCCAAATTTATAGTAAGATGGTCATTTTTGTGGGGGGTTCTCTGTGTATGTAACGACTTCTGGTTTGGAGATTCTGccttaatatatataaaaattatatatatataaacaacgGACATGCTGAATTGTGACCAAGATTCCAAGCCTTTGTCTGATAGCACTTGtgggacttttttattttaaaaatatattttattgcatttttgtgaCTATTGTCTGCTTATGTAATCATATTGGGGTTATCACCTTTAAATGATCTAAGAAAGCAGCATTGTTTTTTCAGTCATTCAGTTTCTTGAGGCCAAttgtttttcctgttattttaaattcacaatttgacaagcttttaaaaacacttcataCATATGAAGAGAAGATTAACTTTAGAGTTCAGATTTTAGgttatttctcaaaaaaaattactttagtACAAACTTGCCTGTTTGTCACAGCTGGAAATTACtaattgttcatgttttttctctatCATTGCAAGTAAAGTAGGGATGTTACCCCAGCTTTTATTTGGACACCTCGAATGCTgccaatacatttttaaaaagtttgcttttttgccaaaattgcAAGTCCTTACTATTTTATTAAGATCAAAATGTAAGATGAGTCAAAAATCCCATAAATTGTAAGACAAAAAAGGGGCACGTGATGCACTTTAATTAGCAGCTTCATTTTATAATTGCGTCATTTTGCAAAAAGGTAACTTATATAAACTGTTGCACTTTACGGATTGTTGAAGACTAAACTCTGCTTTCAATAAATTTAActgtttaaagcttttttaatgagttttaattattatttttccaatgGAGAGGGACTCTGTCCATGGTCCTGAAGGGcacagatgtgtgttttttaattacttctGTGTGTTCCACATTTGTCCGCTAGAGGGCGACGTATAGCTCACTAAAGTGGGAACGTTGGGCGCTttcagcagacaaaaaaacaaaaaaaaaacaccaatttaagcattttaaatatgaattgttACTAGTGGAGTCAgttttgtgacagaaaaagtttaaaagctcAAACGCCTGTTTTCTCCTGCAACGGAAGCCGGTAGAGCGACACTTACAGCTGATCCCGCGCGGCAACTTCTTAAGGGGGCGTGTCCATCACTCTTTTTCGTGAAACTTTGCCCGTTTTCTTTACTGCGGAGGAGACACTTGCTTCAGAGCGGATGCATGCGGCTGCAGTCCCCCGGTCCCAGCTCCGGTTTCGGCTCAGACGTGAGGATGGACTCCTGTCACGTCTCCCTGCTGCTGTTCGTGTGGGCGATCCCCGGTTTCCGGTCCGTTTACCCCCCATCTGTCCAGAGGAGCAACACGGTGGCGGAGTTCCTGGACGCGTCCGAATATTTAAAAGACTTTCACTCGTCTTCTTCCCTAAACTTCAGACGTGCATCCAAAGAGTCGGTGCAGCCTCACGACTACATGCTGTCGATTTATAAAACCTTCTCCACAGCGGAGAAACTGGGACTCAACGCCAGCTTTTTCAGCTCCTCAAAGGCTGCAAACACTGTCACAAGTTTTGTGGACAGTGGGCAAGGTACGTATTTGGTGGATCTGCACTTGACTCATTCCTCAACAGTGGCTGACTTTACAGTTGGGGGCCccaagtgggaaaaaaaagcatggaaccctcaaaaatatgttaattattttatcgTATTTATTGAATGCCCTCATTTTTTACTTAATCACTTTCTAGAATAAACAAATGAGGGTCTTTTCTAtaagtcatttagaaaagaagaCACTGAAACAAAATTACTTAAAGATCCACcctgattttaaaaatcaagtttttgacattttaatatgTTATTGTGGTGTTTTTTATCATGATTAGAGGCgtttataaagaaatttaagcttaattttgcatttctgagtaattctttattcaaattgttgtgaatcaggagcagagggaAAACAATCTGggagtttaaaaaatagttttttaccCCAAAGTGTGAGAGGCCCCAGGTATATGCTCACCTAATGCTAAGTCCgccctttttttcctgtcagacGTCATGTCTCTGAGGTATGTAGATGATCTCCATGAGAATGTGCCTGACTGTACTGTTTAATACTTTCCACAGATGACCTCCCACTCTCCCCTCTGAGGAGACAGCAGTATCTGTTCGATGTTTCAAGCCTCCCTAAAAAAGCAGAGGTGTTGGGAACAGAGCTCAGGATATACACCAAAGTGTCTGGGAATTTCCAGATTCCGGAAACGGATCCTGTTGACATCCAGCTCCTCTCCTGCCACGATAAGCAGCTGCTCGGCTCCAAAACCCTGGACCTGCACGACTCCAGCGGCCCGACGTGGAAGGTGTTGGATGTGTTGAAAATATTCAAAGAGCACCGGGGGAAGCGCTTCTGTCTGGAGCTGAGAGCCGTGCTGGACAAGCCTGAGAGAGAACTGGACCTGCACCATTTGGGCCTGCACCGGCACGGGAGGCCTCAGCTGAAGAAAGCCATCCTCGTGGTCTTCACCAGGTCCAAGATGAGGCAGAACCTCTTCAGTGAGAGGAGAGAGGGCAGAGCACTGCTGGACCTCCACAGGAGGACAAAAGAAAGGGGCCCCGGCACCACCGCCAGCAGGAAACGCAGGAGGGCGGCGCCCCGGAGCCGCCACGGGAAGAGGCACGGCAGGAGGTCCAAGTCCAGGTGCAGCAAGAAGCCGCTGCACGTCAACTTCCGAGAACTGGGCTGGGACGACTGGATCATTGCCCCTCTGGATTATGAAGCCTACCACTGCGAGGGTGTGTGTGACTTCCCTCTGCGCTCGCACCTGGAGCCCACAAACCACGCCATCATCCAGACTCTGATGAATTCAATGAACCCCAGCAACATGCCCCCCAGCTGCTGCGCCCCGTCCAAACTCAGCCCCATCAGCATCCTGTACATCGACTCAGGGAACAATGTGGTCTACAAGCAGTACGAGGACATGGTGGTGGAGTCCTGCGGATGCAGGTAGTGGCTCTGGGAGACAGGTGTGGAGGGGGGTGTCTTCAATTAGTGGGAATCTAACAGCAAAACCCTGATGACCTCCACTAAAAACATTGATGATGTCCGTCAGTTTAGATCTATTTAGTATTTGTTGCACAGACTCACTGATCTCTGAGAAATTCTATTTCCCTTAAACTCATAATTTCCTGCTAATGTTCTTTttggaaatttggatttgatattttgtgcacTTATGCTGCATTTTAAGCTGCAGAATTTGTCCAAACTGAtgcaaatgtctcttttttgtgtgtttcaattactaatttaagaaaaataagtattATCTTTTCTACTTggtgaagttttgttttttttggctcaggAGGGAGGTTCcacctaatttattttttttttacatcctaaTCCATGTCTATagttttttgtgtctaaaaaacatttttaaaaaaatctgaggaTCTCTGGAGATGGTGAGggaccaaaaaaatgtgtttatttaaaacaaacatctgttttattgtaatgaaataaagcaaacacaATCCATTGATTCCAGGTACAGATTTGGCACAGTTCAAACCACAGAGGAGGACACATAACAATGGAGAACATGTACTCCACCCATGGCAAATTGTGGGACTCGGACTGGCTGTACTGAAATTTAAAGCTCCACTCCAatgataattgtgtttttggtgtttttaacatgttcttgtggcgtttttcttgtgatggaggacatatataaagaaaatgaagcctaatattgcatttctgagtatttctttattcaaattgtgaacaAACAGATTCATGagcgtcttcgttttcctcatccgagttggttcaaaactgttttatctttagatttttaaacAGAGGTGGTAGTGTAATTGAACAATAAggtggttttcttttatttaattatgttttcCCCCTTGGCTGATATTATATCCAGAGGCATTGTGGGGCTTTACTGCTCCTCCAAATGTAGACATGTTCTATAATTAAGCAAAATGattgttaaaggtttaatataAGATCtacttttaaagacatattctcattttctgtttctCAACTGTGTAGTTTCTTTGCAAACTTAAATTAGTAACCTTTAAAGAAATTATGGAGttaattaacaattaaaaaaaacaattttgtgaCTAGGctttcttaaattattatttcaaatagaatttttttctttgatacaacctaataaatatgaacattttacaaagatgtATAAATCCACTGTCTTCTAGAGATGAAAATTTctaaggtttatttaaaaaatagatacaaattcatttttttccacatgaaaaatcatttaaaatcagTGCATTATTACCCCATCTAATGAGCAACGATGCACgctttttgcagagacttctgggaaatttcttgggcactagattttggaatagtagacCTGAACACCCTAAAGCTCTTGTTGAAGACTAAAATGGTCTTTTCTCCAAAGTGATAAAACAAACCAAGCATGAGAACGGTCTCTAACTTGGGCTCTGAGATGTGGAGGGGACAAACTGTAGACTTGATGGACGTTCAGATACATAGAATTCAAAACATTAAGCCGCCCTTTTCCCATATGAGGTTGAAAGTCAAATAGTTCACGTTCTCCAAGGCTGTGGACGTAAACACTGTACACGACTCTTAAGAAAAGAGGGAAGAAATGTGTGTGGTGCTGTTGGGTCTGTCCATAACTCCAAGGAACTctgtaaaaaccaaaaacaaaaaaagaggggaaacaGGTTTGAAGCAGCTGCTGGAAGTAGGCAGAGAAGACAAAAGGCTGGAATGTGCTGTCTCTATAGGGGTGTAAAGAGGCGTCTCTGCTCAGTGTCGTCCTTTGGCAGATTTGCTGTGAGATGGAGCAAAATATTTGCCAGTGACACAAAAGCGAGTGTAAATCCCTGGCAGGAATCGGCCCTCGTTAACTGAGGGAGAAAATAGGggcatgtttctgttttatcatgACAGGGAAGTCGGGAAGAAATGTTTCACACATGTCCACACCGTGCAGACTGAGAGCTGAGAGGGCATGAGGGCCAAGGTCTGCTGTAAGATATTTCCAGAAAACTATTTCAAAGCGTGAGcaaacttcaaaaatatttgaagtaaaGATATGTAATTACATCACATAATTCCCACACATGTGCCCCTGTTgagttggtttttgtttttttttagtaagaaGTCATGTCACCTTGACCCCAGAGTTTGTTCTGGTGGAGGCAGCATGTCACTGACTTCAGAGCAGCTCGCGACAAGAACATTCTGCTGCACAACGTTTTTTCCCCCgcagtcatttattttttttaattgttcaaatTGTTTCTGCAAACTCAAAAAACCCTGTCACTCTGCCTGTCGCCTCAACAAACTACAAGAAACTACATTGCAAACATCTGATTTTACAAGATTGTTTTGTTCatcatttatttctgattttacgacttttgtttatttggtgTCTGTTTTAACCTCTTTAGACCTGGAGTccacattttgggttttattgCCCAAAGTAGTTAATATTGCTTAACTGGGGCCCTGTGACTGTGTGTGCAGAgagttagctcaaatattagctcaggTCTTAAGAGGTTGAATTGTTGGAAGCTAAAggttacatttttatggagtgtTTTGTACACgcatagaaataaaataaaaataaaaatcttctaACAAGAATTATTGAactaaaaagtataaaatagaTGTTTGATTCTCTGCTGCATATCTTGCGTTAAGAATGAAAAAATCGTTTAAAGACTAAATTTAACCttgttttgcatcatttttctgatgatggacatatatgaagaaaattaagaataaaactggacatcatagtattttttatttaaattattgtgaataaggatttaaaaaaatgaaaaaaagttaatttgtcaCAAAGAAACACACTgtgcaggccacaagctcccttctctgctccattccgatgcccTTGTAGATTTGTTTTCATCGTCCGAGCAagcatctgcctcaaaactgtacggctggaaagtTCCACTATTgttcgccttttttttttgcactgcaaATGTTAGGTTAGGTTGGAGGTAGGAAGGGGTATCAGCAGCACAGCATGTGATCAGATATCTCAATTATGGATGATGGGAACTCAAAGGGAAATTGCAgattaactcctgctgctctgcagaaactttgtccaaacaaacaaacaaaaaaaaaaaaacactgggaacagttttaaaatagattaaaatatgatcagagtgggactaaaATAAAGACTAGGATGATGAAACCAGGTATTTGCCTGTTATTTCCATCTGAAAATGAATGCTTCATAACTGGACAATCCACCTTTACAGCTGAAAACAGCCACACCTGTTGTTTTCAGAGATGATATGGGAATGTTCCTCTGGCTTTCAGTAAAGACCCACTTCATCTCTATAGGACAAAGATGAAGATTTTCTAATGCTATAAAAGCACAACTGTGAGAGTGCTCCCCGACTCTGCAGCCTTTTACTGTCACACGGGGATCTAAATGATGAGGACACGCACATGTTTGCAATATCTTCCTTATAAGAACGCTTACATTCAGACGCACCTGGCTCTGATTTGTCTGAGATAAAGCGTGTTAGCGTGTGCACTtgacatcagttttttttttctttttttatgtgtgcatAAAGATTGTTAAAGAGCAAAGAGAGAGGAGGCTAAAGGAAGGAGGGGAGGGGTTGTAAGTAAAAACAGAGCAACTGTCGCTCACATGCCCAACACAGAATGATAATCAGGGCCCCCGGCCGCTTTGTACACCAGCAGCTTTGGTTTTGGGTGACAGCGCTGGCAGTGTTACTTTACAGTCCGTCTGCAGCTGGAAATAAAAGCCAGACAACCCCGGACTCCCGAGCCAGAGCCAGTCCTGCCGGTAATTACAAGAGCCTGCTGAGAAACCTTTAGCTCAACCTCAGGCCGATCGCTGATCATCACCGCCCGATCAcatcaaaagaaaatgacacGGGGCACAGGGTGGGTCATTAGAGTCAGTTTccccaaaaaaatcattgttgAGTGGTTGATTACTGATACtgtttgctttttcttctgaaatctCAAAAGGGAGGGACTGTGATTTAATTGGATCCAATCTCAACCTCGGCCCATCAATCTAATTGTAAAAGCAAGAGTCATCTAGGTTACAAGCATAAATCCAGCATTGTATTGTAAGAACGTCTTTCCCATACTCCTTTCTACTACTTAAAGTCTGAGGTCTCTGAAAGCCTGGGAGTTACAGGCTGCAGCCTCCTCTCCTCacatgcatcattttttttttttgttcttcacaaTTATCCTGGTCATCCCGATAATAAATTAGGATAAAATGGGTCTCAGCCTTTTCCTTTGGCTTGGATCTAAAACAAATGTGGGAAAGTTTCACTAAAAGGATCCATCGGTCCTCCAGGAAGAAATCTCATTGAATGTCTAATGTGCAGACAAACTTTAAGGTCCAACagttttgtgagcagtgtaaaTGTCACAGAGTGTCTTTAAAGTGATCcctagtagtcttttaattatgattatgccatttgtagcccaaattttaaaaacccgtcattttctaaaacatagtttctgaagagctgcaataagttaatcagaaatttgtcTCAGAGTTGTGAGCAGAACAAAGTAAGCCTttactcatttcccatcatcctttttttacactctctcctgctagcttataggcTAACATTAAAGGTGTAGCTAAAAATGTCGAgtaatattggaactatccagctgttcagttttgagccagatgacagctcagatgaggaaaattaagacgtacTTTCATTGATGctctaggctttttttttttccagagtaaTTTATTAAAAGAGCTACAGGTGCAACAaggttcattatttttttgcaaaagtctATTCTAAATCCATTCTGAAAGGAAAATATGACTTAAAGTCATCTTTACCGATTTTACCATCCAGTTCTGGGATGGTTTCACTCAATATTTATGTCCAGCATCCCCTTGACCCCTAAAAGAAATGGAGCAGGTTTGAAAATGGAtagatatttattaaaaaatatatcttaatttAGTTATTTGGGCCAAAATTAGAAATTTAGAAAGTCATTTATTGCCCTAAAAGCACCAGAGAACTGTTGGGGACAGTATGAATTGAGACGGTGTGTGTCTGTGGGtcaataaaaacctaaaaaagctGTTATTGACTTTGAAGCCCTTTGCTGTTTCAGGGAAACCCAAAACTTGACGGAAAGCAACAAGCCGGTGCGGCTGAAGCCGGGGAGGAAATGCAGCTTGACACTAACAGGC
This region of Oryzias melastigma strain HK-1 unplaced genomic scaffold, ASM292280v2 sc00952, whole genome shotgun sequence genomic DNA includes:
- the LOC112138249 gene encoding growth/differentiation factor 6-B: MRLQSPGPSSGFGSDVRMDSCHVSLLLFVWAIPGFRSVYPPSVQRSNTVAEFLDASEYLKDFHSSSSLNFRRASKESVQPHDYMLSIYKTFSTAEKLGLNASFFSSSKAANTVTSFVDSGQDDLPLSPLRRQQYLFDVSSLPKKAEVLGTELRIYTKVSGNFQIPETDPVDIQLLSCHDKQLLGSKTLDLHDSSGPTWKVLDVLKIFKEHRGKRFCLELRAVLDKPERELDLHHLGLHRHGRPQLKKAILVVFTRSKMRQNLFSERREGRALLDLHRRTKERGPGTTASRKRRRAAPRSRHGKRHGRRSKSRCSKKPLHVNFRELGWDDWIIAPLDYEAYHCEGVCDFPLRSHLEPTNHAIIQTLMNSMNPSNMPPSCCAPSKLSPISILYIDSGNNVVYKQYEDMVVESCGCR